In Desulfoferula mesophila, the genomic window TATGCTTCGATAGGCGCTGAACCCATCCCGTGAGGCTCATCGGTGCACTTTGCGGTTTCCGGCGTTGACTGCCCCATCTGGCTGCCGCCCCTGGTGGCCTTCGTGGTCAGCTTTTTCACCTCCATGGGCGGGGTGAGCGGCGCCTTTTTGCTGCTGCCGTTTCAGATGAGCTTTCTGGGCTTCACCTCCCCGGCGGTGAGCCCCACCAACCTGGTCTATAACATCGTATCCATCCCCAGCGGAGTGTGGCGCTATCTGCGCGAGGGGCGCATGGTCTGGCCGCTGACCTGGGTGGTCATCCTGGGCACCCTGCCCGGGGTGGTGGCCGGGGGCTTCATCCGCCTGGCCTGGCTGCCCGATCCCGGCCCCTTCAAGGTCTTCGTGGCCTGCGTGCTGCTCTACATCGGGGCGCGCATGTTCTGGGATCTGGCCAAGGGGCGGCGCAAGGCCAAGGAGCCCCTGCTGGAGGGCCAGCCGGCCCTCTGCGTGGTGGAGCATTGCCGCATCACCTCGCGCAGCCTGTGCTTTACCTACGCCGGGCGGGAATACGCCTGCTCCACCCCCATGATCTTTTTCCTGTCGCTGGCCGTGGGCATGGTGGGCGGGGTCTACGGCATCGGCGGGGGCTCCATCGTGGCTCCCTTCTTCGTGGCGGTATGCGGCCTGCCGGTGCACGCGGTGGCCGGAGCCGCCCTCATGGGCACCTTTGTCACCAGCGTGGTGGGGGTGGCCTTTTACCAGGCCATCGCCCCCCTGTACTCCGGCCAGATGGCCGTGGCCCCGGATTGGCTGTTGGGGGCCCTGTTCGGCCTGGGCGGCCTGGGCGGCATGTACTGCGGGGCGCGCCTGCAAAAGCGGGTGAAGCCCATCTACATCAAGGTGATGCTGGGGCTGATCCTTCTGGGCACCGCGGCCAAGTACCTGGTGGGCTATTTCATGAATTGATCCCGGCCGCCCCCTCCAAGACCCGCACCCAAGCCGGTAATTTGACCGGTCTCGCGAGAAGGAATCGGCCGAAAGAATGAGCCTCAAGCCCGGCTCCCAGGTCAAGGCCATGATCAAGGCCACCAGCGTGATGGTGGTAACCGACTAGCCCGCTCGCCAAAAAAAACGGCCCCGCGGCGCTCAGGTCGCGGGGCCGTCCCTTTTGGTGGCTCCCAAAAACCGAAAGCCCCGGACCACGTCCAGGGCTCCCGGCTAGCCAGAACTTCTCAAAGCCAGTTCCAGGTAAAATTTTCACTAAATTGCCGATATTGTCAAGTAGCAATATAATAAATCTATTATCTATTTACCGAACAGCACCCCGGCCAGCCAGTCCACCCCCAGTTTCATGAGCTCTTCCTCGTCGTCCAGGGCGGCGCGCACCCGCGCCTGGTCAAAGCCGAATTTCTCCCCGAATCCCGGCGAGGCCGCCAGGGGCCGGAAGGCCTCCAGGTTGTACAGGGCGCTGATAAAGGCGTGGGTCTGGGCCTGGTCCAGGCTCACCTTGCCCCGGCGGGCCGGGTGCAGGAACAGGCGCAGGCAGTGGTTGTTGGCCTTTTGATAGGGGGCCAAGCCTTGCTGCTCCACCCAGGCGGCCACATCCAGCTCGTCGGGCTGTTCCCAGCCCAGGCAGCCGGGGGTCTCCTGGCGCAGGAAAATTTCCTGGGGCGGGCCGCCGCCGGGGCCGGGGCGCACCGCCCGGGCCAGGGGATAGACCCGGCAGCAGGTGGGGCGGTGGGCATAGACCGAGCAGCCCGCATCGGTGACAAAGGGGCAGACGCCCCGGTCGCCCAGCCTGATGCGCAGGGCGGGCCAGCCGGAGACCGGGTCGGCCTCCAGCTCCACGTGCCCGGCCAGCAGCCGGGCGGCGGGCAGGCCCAGGGCCAGACGCAGGCGCAGGAAGTCGTAGGGCAACAGGGGCAGGCGTTTGTCGCGGCAGCAGGTGTTGAAGCAGGCCAGGCCGGGACGGCAGGCGAAGCGAAAGCGCTCCTGGGGAGCCAGGCGGCGGCCCCCCAGCCCGCCGCCGCTTTCGATCACTTGGGGGCCTCTCCCTCTTCCAGCCACTCCATGATCATCACCGCCGCGGACACCGCGGTGACCCACTTGCCGTCCTTGGGGCCCATGGCGGTCTGGGTGATCTCGCTGGTCTTGACGATCTGGCCGGACATGCGGAACACCTGTTTTTTCTCGTCCCAGCTCTGGTCCACGTCAAAGTCGATGCCCAGGGTGGAGGCCAGCATCTCGGCGGCCAGGTCCTCGGCGTAGTCGCCCGAGACCTTGGCCGTCTGGCCGTAGCCCTTGTGCTCGCTCAGATAGCCGTGCAGCTTGTGGTCGGTGGGCAGGGCCAGGCCGATGGACGAGGAGATGAGCCGGTGGGGCTCGTTGGTCTCGTTGCGGGCCATGACGCAGAAGAGGATCTGCCCCGGCACCAGCATGGCCTCGCCCTTTTGGCGGTTGATGAGCTGGCAGTCCGGTGGGAAGATGGAAGACACATGCACCAAGTTCTGGCTGGCGATTCCCGCGGCGCGCAGGGCCAGCTCGAAGCTGGCCAGTTTTTCCTTGTGCTCGCCCTTGCCCTTGGTCAGGTAGATGTACTTGGGTACCAGCATGGCGCCCTCCTGGGTTGTTTTGGTGGATATTGTAACTCAACAAGAATTCTCTTATGGCCTGCAAGTGCGGTTTCGTCAATACCCGCAGAGCGTTTTGCCCTTTCGCGGTTATGGCGGCCGGGCCAAGGGCTGCTATACTGCAAGCAAAACCTGCTGAGGAGTCCCATGTCCTTGCTTCGTAGCAAAATTCTCACCTTCGGCGGAGTGCGCCAGCCCGAGCTGGAACGCTGCCGGGCGGCCATCATTCCCGCCCCCCTGGAGGTGACGGTAACCTACGGCGAAGGCGCGGCCCAGGGGCCCCTGGCCATCATGAGCGCCTCGGCCAACATGGAGCTCTACGACGAGGTGCTCGACGCCTCGCCCATCGACCAGGGCATCTACACCCACGGTCGGATCAATACCTCGGGCACGGTGCAACAATCCCTGGAGAACATCCGGGCGGCGGTGGCCGCAGAGCTGGCCGCCGGGCGCCTGCCCGTGGTGCTGGGGGGCGAGCACACCGTGACCGTGGGGGCGCTGTGGGCCATGGTGGAGCGCTACGGCACCGATTTCACGGTGCTTTCCCTGGACGCCCACCTGGACATGCGCGAGGACTACGAGGGCGAGTGCCTGAGCCACGCCACGGTGATGCGCCGGGCCTGGGAAATGGGCCTGGGGGTGCGCTGGGCCGGGGCGCGCTCCTGCTCCCGCGAAGAGATCGACTTCCTGCGCTCCCAGGGCATCGAGCCCCTGTGGGCCCACCAGTCCCACGCCGACCCCAACTGGATCGACAAGGCCCTGGAGGGCCTCACCGGCCCCGTGTACCTGACGTTGGACATCGACGGCCTGGACTCGGGCATCATGCCCGCCACCGGCACCCCGGAGCCCGGCGGCCTGAGCTGGCAACAGGCCACCGCCTGGCTCACGGCGGTGTGCGCCCGCCACCAGGTGCTGGGCCTGGACCTGGTGGAGCTGGCCCCCCTGGCCGGGCAGACCGCCTGGGACTTCACCGCCGCCCGCCTGCTTTACCGGGCCTTGGGCCTTATTTTCAGAGGAACGCTATGAGCCGCAAAATGGCCGGAGAACCCATCGCCCCCGCCCCCCTGGCCGGAGGCCTTTCCACCGTCCAACTGGTGGACAACTACTTTTTGGCCTACAACGCCGCCCGCCTGCGCGAGGCCTGCCGTTTGTGGGCCCGGCGCATGGCCCAGCCCGAGGTGACCGTGAGCATGAGCCTCACCGGGGCCCTGACCCCGGCCGGGCTGGGGGCCTCCTGCCTGGTGCCCCTGGTGCGCCGGGGCCTGGTGGACTTCATCGTGAGCACCGGGGCCAACCTCTACCACGACGCCCACTTCGCCCTGGGCCTGGGCCTGCACGTCTCCAGCCCCTTTGCCGACGACGCCGCCCTGCGCCGCGAGGGCCTGGTGCGCATCTACGACATCGTCATGGACTACACGGTGCTTTTAGAGACCGACTCCTTTTTCCGGGAGATGATCAAGGCCCCGGAGTTTCAGCGCACCATGGCTAGCGCCGAGTTCCACCACCTGGCCGGCAAGTACCTGGCCGAGCGCCAGCGGGTGTTGGGCCTGGGCGACCACAGCCTGCTGGCCGCCTGCCACGAGATGGAGGTGCCGGTGTACGCCGCCAGCCCCGGCGACAGCAGCATCGGCATGAACGCCGCGGCCCTGGCCCTGAGCGGCTCGGCCTTCGCCTGGGACGTGAACCGCGACGTCAACGAGACGGCG contains:
- the speB gene encoding agmatinase; translated protein: MSLLRSKILTFGGVRQPELERCRAAIIPAPLEVTVTYGEGAAQGPLAIMSASANMELYDEVLDASPIDQGIYTHGRINTSGTVQQSLENIRAAVAAELAAGRLPVVLGGEHTVTVGALWAMVERYGTDFTVLSLDAHLDMREDYEGECLSHATVMRRAWEMGLGVRWAGARSCSREEIDFLRSQGIEPLWAHQSHADPNWIDKALEGLTGPVYLTLDIDGLDSGIMPATGTPEPGGLSWQQATAWLTAVCARHQVLGLDLVELAPLAGQTAWDFTAARLLYRALGLIFRGTL
- a CDS encoding homospermidine biosynthesis protein: MSRKMAGEPIAPAPLAGGLSTVQLVDNYFLAYNAARLREACRLWARRMAQPEVTVSMSLTGALTPAGLGASCLVPLVRRGLVDFIVSTGANLYHDAHFALGLGLHVSSPFADDAALRREGLVRIYDIVMDYTVLLETDSFFREMIKAPEFQRTMASAEFHHLAGKYLAERQRVLGLGDHSLLAACHEMEVPVYAASPGDSSIGMNAAALALSGSAFAWDVNRDVNETAGLVLMAKRSGGKTGVAILGGGAPKNFMLQTEPHIQEVLGIDEKGHDYFLQITDARPDTGGLSGATPSEAVSWGKVDPSGLPDTVVCYTDTTIALPIITSYLAETVGSREPKRLYARRDEALDLLKRESGYAGV
- a CDS encoding sulfite exporter TauE/SafE family protein, with protein sequence MHFAVSGVDCPIWLPPLVAFVVSFFTSMGGVSGAFLLLPFQMSFLGFTSPAVSPTNLVYNIVSIPSGVWRYLREGRMVWPLTWVVILGTLPGVVAGGFIRLAWLPDPGPFKVFVACVLLYIGARMFWDLAKGRRKAKEPLLEGQPALCVVEHCRITSRSLCFTYAGREYACSTPMIFFLSLAVGMVGGVYGIGGGSIVAPFFVAVCGLPVHAVAGAALMGTFVTSVVGVAFYQAIAPLYSGQMAVAPDWLLGALFGLGGLGGMYCGARLQKRVKPIYIKVMLGLILLGTAAKYLVGYFMN
- a CDS encoding YkgJ family cysteine cluster protein; the protein is MIESGGGLGGRRLAPQERFRFACRPGLACFNTCCRDKRLPLLPYDFLRLRLALGLPAARLLAGHVELEADPVSGWPALRIRLGDRGVCPFVTDAGCSVYAHRPTCCRVYPLARAVRPGPGGGPPQEIFLRQETPGCLGWEQPDELDVAAWVEQQGLAPYQKANNHCLRLFLHPARRGKVSLDQAQTHAFISALYNLEAFRPLAASPGFGEKFGFDQARVRAALDDEEELMKLGVDWLAGVLFGK
- a CDS encoding pyruvoyl-dependent arginine decarboxylase, translating into MLVPKYIYLTKGKGEHKEKLASFELALRAAGIASQNLVHVSSIFPPDCQLINRQKGEAMLVPGQILFCVMARNETNEPHRLISSSIGLALPTDHKLHGYLSEHKGYGQTAKVSGDYAEDLAAEMLASTLGIDFDVDQSWDEKKQVFRMSGQIVKTSEITQTAMGPKDGKWVTAVSAAVMIMEWLEEGEAPK